A stretch of the Halomonas sp. BDJS001 genome encodes the following:
- a CDS encoding AEC family transporter: MLAELFAVMAPVLAGAGLGYLWVRLGHPYPVDFITRLVFNIGTPSLVLASLAGADIDATTFGQTMLAAALVILTMGAATFLVAKLLRRSWRVLLAPMMYPNTGNMGLPVVLYAFGSAGFAYGITVMVTVSLFQFTLGAVLNSQGNPLKTLVKTPTVYAIAISMALLLTDTALPPWLANTVDLMSGFTVPLMLITLGVSLASIQVKNLRSGLGFSLVRVPLAAGVAWLIAGWVGLPPLAQSILVLQMCMPVAVFNYLFAQRAQREPVYVASLVFCSTLLALFYLPMLLALLM; the protein is encoded by the coding sequence ATGCTTGCCGAACTTTTTGCCGTCATGGCGCCCGTGCTGGCTGGTGCAGGGCTCGGCTACCTGTGGGTACGCTTAGGCCATCCCTACCCGGTCGACTTCATTACCCGGCTAGTGTTTAACATTGGTACGCCCTCACTGGTATTGGCCTCTCTTGCGGGCGCTGATATTGATGCCACCACCTTTGGCCAAACCATGCTGGCCGCTGCGTTAGTGATCCTCACTATGGGGGCCGCGACTTTTTTGGTGGCAAAACTGTTGCGCCGCAGTTGGCGGGTTTTACTTGCCCCCATGATGTACCCCAATACCGGCAACATGGGCTTGCCTGTGGTGCTCTATGCCTTTGGTAGTGCCGGGTTTGCCTACGGCATTACGGTGATGGTGACCGTATCGCTGTTTCAGTTCACCTTAGGGGCCGTACTGAATAGTCAGGGCAACCCTCTCAAAACCCTTGTCAAAACACCCACGGTGTACGCCATCGCCATCTCCATGGCGCTGCTGCTGACAGACACTGCCCTGCCGCCCTGGTTGGCCAACACGGTGGACTTGATGTCGGGGTTCACGGTACCGCTCATGCTCATTACCCTGGGCGTATCACTGGCCAGCATTCAGGTGAAGAATCTGCGTTCAGGGCTAGGTTTTAGCCTGGTGCGGGTGCCGCTCGCCGCCGGTGTCGCCTGGCTGATCGCTGGCTGGGTGGGACTTCCACCTTTGGCGCAGAGCATTTTAGTACTGCAAATGTGCATGCCGGTCGCGGTCTTCAACTATCTCTTTGCTCAGCGTGCCCAGCGCGAACCCGTTTATGTCGCCAGCCTGGTCTTCTGCTCAACGTTGTTAGCGCTGTTTTATCTGCCCATGCTACTTGCCCTGCTGATGTAA
- a CDS encoding LysR family transcriptional regulator gives MYDFDELTAFADVMTTGSLTRSAQKLGLAKSTLSRRISQLEARLNQPLLRRQANRLIPTEAGLLFHNYCTELLAMAAHSQEALAELREEISGEITLEVHGALARSWLASAIDAFLNRHPKVELTLHTRETPPTKMHSNSVHVWLGPTHECGLNQERLGHLSRGLYASPRYLAAAGTPHHPDELNHHAWIDLLGTASDGLLLTHPEHGEYTFNPPRSRLRVDLTTLHIDAIARSQGIGLLSHWLTAKREQHHPGELINCLAGWEPVPLPITLLYAYGHQTRRTHALLEFLRSQVPAPWRTSAATV, from the coding sequence ATGTATGACTTTGACGAACTGACCGCCTTTGCCGATGTAATGACCACGGGTAGTTTGACACGCAGTGCTCAGAAGCTCGGATTAGCCAAATCGACCCTTAGCCGCCGCATCAGCCAGCTTGAAGCCCGGCTTAACCAGCCGCTGCTGCGGCGCCAGGCAAACCGCTTAATTCCCACCGAGGCGGGGCTGCTGTTTCACAACTACTGCACTGAGCTTTTGGCAATGGCAGCGCATAGCCAGGAAGCCCTGGCTGAGCTGCGCGAGGAGATTAGCGGCGAAATTACCCTTGAAGTGCACGGTGCCCTGGCCCGCAGCTGGTTAGCCAGTGCCATTGATGCGTTCTTAAACCGTCATCCCAAGGTAGAGCTAACGCTACACACTCGAGAAACGCCGCCCACTAAAATGCACAGCAATAGCGTGCATGTCTGGCTTGGGCCGACTCATGAGTGCGGGCTAAACCAGGAGCGCCTGGGCCACCTATCCCGCGGGCTTTATGCTAGCCCACGCTATTTAGCAGCGGCTGGCACGCCGCACCATCCCGATGAGTTAAACCACCACGCCTGGATAGACCTGTTGGGCACGGCTTCTGACGGGCTATTGCTCACTCATCCAGAGCATGGCGAATACACCTTTAACCCGCCCCGTTCACGGCTACGGGTTGATCTCACTACCCTGCATATAGATGCCATTGCGCGCAGCCAGGGTATCGGCTTGCTCTCACACTGGTTAACCGCAAAACGCGAACAGCATCATCCAGGCGAGCTGATTAACTGCCTGGCCGGCTGGGAGCCAGTGCCACTCCCGATCACACTGCTCTATGCTTACGGTCACCAGACCCGCCGTACCCACGCGCTGCTAGAGTTTTTACGTAGCCAAGTACCCGCACCGTGGCGCACGTCAGCCGCGACGGTGTAG